The Sphingomonas sanxanigenens DSM 19645 = NX02 genome includes a region encoding these proteins:
- a CDS encoding 8-amino-7-oxononanoate synthase — MKTSYHRIATGATAHAAQLAALAEGSRLRTLSPRKGLDFASNDYLGLAGSADLRAAVADAVAAGVPVGSGGSRLLRGNHEEHEAVEAEAARHYGSEAALFLATGFAANAALFGTLPQRGDLVVHDELIHASTHDGMKLGRAGRVAARHNDVQSFADAIARWRAGGGTGQVWIAVESLYSMDGDQAPLADLHALARAEGGWLVVDEAHATGVFGPGGRGLAHAIAGEPDVLSLHTCGKALGVEGALLCGSRVLIDFLVNRGRPFIFSTAPSPLIAHAVRHAIRLSAAADDRRAALSARFDHANAQLAARLGVPRTGSQIIPVIIGDNGLTMRTGAALQAGGFDVRGIRPPTVPEGTARLRLSITLNVTRDDIDALVDLMAGSLAEAA, encoded by the coding sequence ATGAAGACCAGCTATCACCGGATCGCCACCGGCGCGACCGCGCACGCGGCGCAACTCGCGGCGCTCGCGGAGGGCAGCCGGCTGCGCACGCTTTCCCCGCGCAAGGGGCTGGACTTCGCCTCCAACGACTATCTCGGCCTTGCGGGAAGCGCTGACCTGCGCGCCGCGGTGGCCGATGCGGTGGCGGCCGGCGTTCCGGTCGGTTCGGGCGGATCGCGGCTGCTGCGCGGCAATCATGAGGAACATGAGGCGGTCGAGGCGGAGGCGGCGCGCCATTATGGCAGCGAGGCGGCCCTGTTCCTCGCCACCGGCTTCGCCGCCAACGCGGCGCTGTTCGGCACCTTGCCTCAGCGCGGCGACCTCGTCGTCCATGACGAACTGATCCATGCCAGCACGCATGACGGCATGAAGCTGGGCCGCGCCGGGCGCGTCGCCGCGCGCCACAACGATGTGCAGAGCTTCGCCGATGCGATCGCGCGCTGGCGAGCCGGCGGCGGTACCGGGCAGGTCTGGATCGCGGTCGAGAGCCTCTACAGCATGGACGGCGACCAGGCGCCGCTCGCCGACCTCCACGCGCTCGCCCGCGCCGAAGGCGGCTGGCTGGTGGTGGACGAGGCGCATGCCACCGGCGTGTTCGGCCCCGGCGGGCGCGGGCTTGCCCATGCCATCGCGGGCGAACCCGACGTGCTGAGCCTGCACACCTGCGGCAAGGCGCTGGGCGTGGAGGGCGCGCTGCTGTGCGGCTCGCGCGTGCTGATCGACTTCCTCGTCAACCGCGGCCGGCCCTTCATCTTCTCGACCGCGCCCTCGCCGCTGATCGCGCATGCCGTGCGCCACGCGATCCGGCTGAGCGCCGCCGCGGACGATCGCCGCGCCGCGCTCAGCGCCCGGTTCGACCATGCCAATGCGCAGCTCGCCGCGCGGCTGGGCGTGCCGCGCACCGGCAGCCAGATCATCCCCGTCATCATCGGCGACAACGGCCTGACGATGCGCACCGGCGCCGCGCTGCAGGCGGGCGGCTTCGACGTGCGCGGCATCCGCCCGCCGACCGTGCCCGAGGGCACCGCGCGGCTGCGCCTGTCGATCACGCTCAACGTGACGCGCGACGATATCGACGCGCTGGTCGACCTGATGGCGGGATCGCTCGCCGAGGCGGCATGA
- the bioD gene encoding dethiobiotin synthase, protein MSARFVVTGTDTGIGKTLFSAALCGAIGATYWKPVQSGLEEETDSEAVARLSGARVLPEAWRLALPASPHLSAEREGVTIDVDALAPPATDAPLVIEGAGGALVPLTRETLYADLFARWAIPAIVCARTMLGTINHSLLTIEALKARGVPILGIAFIGEAMADSEAIIPALSGVRRLGRLDRLADVTPATLAAAFARGFDTQDFR, encoded by the coding sequence ATGAGCGCGCGCTTCGTCGTCACCGGCACCGATACCGGCATCGGCAAGACGCTGTTCAGCGCCGCGCTGTGCGGGGCGATCGGCGCAACCTACTGGAAGCCGGTCCAGTCCGGGCTGGAGGAGGAAACCGACAGCGAGGCCGTCGCCCGCCTTTCCGGCGCGCGCGTGCTGCCCGAAGCGTGGCGGCTCGCCCTGCCCGCCTCCCCGCACCTCTCGGCCGAGCGCGAGGGCGTCACCATCGATGTCGATGCGCTGGCGCCGCCTGCCACAGACGCCCCGCTGGTGATCGAGGGCGCCGGCGGCGCGCTGGTGCCGCTGACCCGCGAGACGCTCTACGCCGACCTGTTCGCGCGCTGGGCGATCCCGGCGATCGTCTGCGCGCGCACCATGCTCGGCACGATCAATCACAGCCTGCTGACGATCGAGGCGCTGAAGGCGCGCGGCGTGCCGATCCTGGGCATCGCCTTCATCGGCGAGGCGATGGCGGACAGCGAGGCGATCATCCCCGCGCTTTCGGGCGTGCGGCGCCTCGGCCGGCTCGACCGGCTGGCGGACGTGACCCCCGCTACGCTTGCCGCCGCCTTCGCGCGCGGGTTCGACACGCAGGATTTCCGATGA